The sequence GAGCAGCTCGAGAAGCAGCCCGAGGAGATCATCCGCAAGGCCGTCAAGGGCATGATGCCCAAGAACCGCCTCGCGAAGAAGCAGCTGACCAAGCTCAAGGTCTACGCCGGCCCCGAGCACCCGCACGTGGCCCAGAAGCCGCAGGCCCTGGAGATCAACGCCCGATGACTGACGACGTCACCCCCGACGAGACGCCGGAGACCGACGCGGCGCAGAACGACGCCCCGACCCCGGAGGCCGCGGCGCCCGAGAGCGCGCCCGCCGAGCCGGTGGCCGAGGACGCGTCCGCCGAGGAGGCCCCCGCCGAGGACGCGCCTCTCGAGGACGAGGACGAGACGCCCCGCGTCAAGCCCGCCATCCCCGGTGCCGACCTCGAGGTCGACATCGTGATGGACGGCGAGCAGGGCGCCGACAAGACCGACGAGTTCGGCTACTACTACGAGGGCGACGACGCCGAGGCCGAGGCCGGCGAGGGTGCCGAGGGCGACGAGGCCGCCGAGAACGAGCCGATCGCCGACGTCTCGATCGACCTGTCCGAGGGCGCGCGCTACGCCGCCACCGGCAAGCGCAAGTCCGCCATCGCCCGCGTGATCCTGTCCCCGGGCACGGGCCAGTACACGGTCAACGGCAAGGACCTCGACACGTACTTCCCGCGCGAGGCCCTGCGGCGCACGATCCGTCAGGCCCTCGAGGTCGTCGGCCAGGACGAGAACCTGGACGTCACGGCGCGCATCACCGGCGGCGGCGTCGCCGCCCAGGCCGGCGCGCTGCGTCACGGCATCTCGCGCGCCCTCCTCGTCGCGCAGCCCAACCTGCGCGGCGAGCTGAAGAAGCGTGGCTTCCTGACGCGTGACGCGCGCGTCAAGGAGCGCAAGAAGCCGGGCCTCAAGAAGGCCCGCAAGCGCCCGCAGTTCTCCAAGCGCTAGGTTCCCGCCTCATGGGACGACGGCTCTTCGGCACCGATGGCGTCCGGGGAGCCGCCGGAGCGGTCCTCACGGCCGAGCTCGCACTGCGACTCGGCCGTGCCGCCGTTCTGGGGGCGTTTCCGGACGGTCGCGGCGACGGCCCGCGCCCGCGGGTCCTCGTCGTACGGGACACGCGCGAGTCGGGCCCGATGCTCGAGGCGGCCTTCGCGGCCGGCGCCGCCGCGTGCGGGGCGGACGTCGCCCTGGCCGGCGTGGTGCCCACGCCGGCGGCGGCGCTCATCGTCCGGCGCCGCGGGTACGACCTGGCCGCCGTCGTGTCGGCGTCGCACAACCCGTTCGCCGACAACGGCATCAAGCTCTTCGGTCCGGACGGCCGCAAGCTGCCCGACGACGCCGAGGAGCGGGTCTCCGCGCTCGTCGAGGCGCTGCCGGACGAGGCGCTGCACGCCACCGACATCGGCACCGTCGCGCCGCTCCCGGGCGCCGCGGACGAGCACCTGGCCGCGCTCGACGAGCGCTTCGCCGGCCTCGACCTGACGGGCCGCCGCATCGCGCTGGACTGCGCGAACGGCGCCACGGTCGGCGTCGCCCCCGAGGCGTTCCGCCGGCGCGGCGCCGACGTCGTCGTGACCGGCGACGCCCCGGACGGACGCAACATCAACGCCGGCGTCGGCTCGACGCACCCCGAGGCGATCGTCGCGCTCGTGCGCGAGAGCGGCGCCGAGCTGGGCTTCGCCTTCGACGGCGACGGCGACCGGCTGCTGGCGGTCGACGCGGACGGGCGGCCCTACGACGGCGACGAGCTGCTGGCGATCATGGCCCGGCACCTGCACGCCGCCGGGCGCCTGCAGGGCGGCGTGGCCGTGACCGTGATGTCGAACTACGGCTTCCACCGCGCGATGGACGCCGCCGGCATCCCGGTCGCGACGACGCCCGTCGGCGACCGGCACGTCATGGCGGCGCTCGCCGAGCGCGGGTGGAACCTGGGCGGCGAGCAGTCCGGCCACCTCATCGAGACCGGCTTCGTCCCGTCCGGAGACGGCGTCGCCGCCGCGCTGTTGCTCGTCGAGGCGCTCGCCGGCCGCCCGCTCGCGGACAGCGGCGCGATGGAGCGCCTGCCGCAGGTGCTGGTCAACGTCCCCGTCGCCGACCGCGACGGCGCGATGGGCGACCCGGCTCTGCGCGACGCGATCGCCGCCGCGGACGCCGACCTGGCGGGCCGCGGCCGGGTGCTCGTGCGCGCGTCGGGCACGGAGCAGCTCGTGCGCGTCATGGCCGAGGCGCCGACCGAGGACGAGGCGCGCGCGGCGTGCGAGGCGCTCGTGGCGCAGGTCCCCGGACGCGTCGGCTGAGCTCCCGCCGCGGCGGGGCGACCCGCCACGGCGGATAGCATCGCGGCATGCGCGAGGGCGTCGGGATCGACCTGCTGGACGTCGGGCGGCTGCAGGCCGCGCTCGACCGGCGCCCCGCCCTGCGCGAGCGGCTCTTCACCCGCGGCGAGCTCGACGCCTGCGCCGACCGGCCCACGCGCCACCTGGCCGCGCGGTTCTGCGCGAAGGAGGCGGTGACGAAGGCGCTGCGACTCGACGCGCTGCGCCCGCTCGAGATCGAGGTCGTCGGCCGCGGCGGACCGCCGAGCGTCCGCCTGCACGGCGCCGCCCGGGCCCGCGCCGACGCGCTCGGCGTCGCCGTCGCGGTCTCGCTGACCCACGAGCGCCACACCGCGGCCGCGATGGCGTGGGCCGTGCCGGCCACGGGGGAGGAGGCGTGACCGCGGTGCTGCCCCCGGGGCTCGACCCGCTCGTCGACGCGGAGGCGATGCGCGCGACGGACCGCTGGGCCATCGACGCGGCCGGGGTGCCGGGGACCGAGCTGATGGCCGCCGCGGGAGGGGCCCTCGCGGACGCGGTCACCGCCACGGCGCCGCAGGGCCCGGTGGTGGTCGTCTGCGGCGCCGGCAACAACGGCGGCGACGGCTACGTCGCCGCCCGGCTCCTGCGCGACGCCGGGCGGCCCGTTCGCGTGCTCAGCACCGTCCCGGACGAGCGGCTGCGGGGCGACGCGGCGTGGGCGCGCGACGGCTGGGGCGCCCCCGGCGAGGCGTGGGATCCGGCGGCCCTGGAGGGCGCGGCGGTGCTCGTCGACGCGATCCTCGGCACCGGCGCCACCGGCGCGCCGCGGGGCACGGCCGGCGAGGCCATCGCCGCGCTCGCGGCGGCGGGGCGCGACGGCACGCCGGTGGTCGCGTGCGACGTCCCCTCCGGCGTCGACGCGACGACCGGCG comes from Patulibacter sp. SYSU D01012 and encodes:
- the rpsI gene encoding 30S ribosomal protein S9 is translated as MSEGARYAATGKRKSAIARVILSPGTGQYTVNGKDLDTYFPREALRRTIRQALEVVGQDENLDVTARITGGGVAAQAGALRHGISRALLVAQPNLRGELKKRGFLTRDARVKERKKPGLKKARKRPQFSKR
- a CDS encoding holo-ACP synthase is translated as MREGVGIDLLDVGRLQAALDRRPALRERLFTRGELDACADRPTRHLAARFCAKEAVTKALRLDALRPLEIEVVGRGGPPSVRLHGAARARADALGVAVAVSLTHERHTAAAMAWAVPATGEEA
- the glmM gene encoding phosphoglucosamine mutase, whose amino-acid sequence is MGRRLFGTDGVRGAAGAVLTAELALRLGRAAVLGAFPDGRGDGPRPRVLVVRDTRESGPMLEAAFAAGAAACGADVALAGVVPTPAAALIVRRRGYDLAAVVSASHNPFADNGIKLFGPDGRKLPDDAEERVSALVEALPDEALHATDIGTVAPLPGAADEHLAALDERFAGLDLTGRRIALDCANGATVGVAPEAFRRRGADVVVTGDAPDGRNINAGVGSTHPEAIVALVRESGAELGFAFDGDGDRLLAVDADGRPYDGDELLAIMARHLHAAGRLQGGVAVTVMSNYGFHRAMDAAGIPVATTPVGDRHVMAALAERGWNLGGEQSGHLIETGFVPSGDGVAAALLLVEALAGRPLADSGAMERLPQVLVNVPVADRDGAMGDPALRDAIAAADADLAGRGRVLVRASGTEQLVRVMAEAPTEDEARAACEALVAQVPGRVG